From a single Anaerolineales bacterium genomic region:
- a CDS encoding acyl-CoA dehydrogenase family protein: MTIEFEAPKPLVNMQNMLQTVAENMMRSTSREMDENEHSIPWDYIEFMHTAMRSMGGAGGLAPVEEKPKEGAEKRPPIGYQKLAVQIEMLAWGDVGYYLVTPGGGLGAAAVQAAGTPEQKAKFLARFNEEKPTFAAMCMTEPGAGSDTSAIRARAVLDEKTNEWVINGEKIFVTAGDKSFTEYEKLGKGFIVVWASIDPSAGRAGMRAFVVEAGTPGVKITKLEHKLGIRASDTASISLVDARVPFENLLGSPTVEKTTTGFKGAMATFDATRPLVAASGLGVARAALEFLKEKLKENGVEIRYGLPRQKLTSVEREVIDMEIMLKSAWLMVLKAVWMADNKKPNALESSMSKVKAGDVCTKITQKAVEILGPIGYSREFLLEKWFRDAKITDIYEGTGQINRLVVARQILGYSGSELR, translated from the coding sequence ATGACCATTGAATTTGAAGCCCCCAAACCTCTTGTGAACATGCAAAACATGCTGCAAACCGTTGCAGAAAACATGATGCGTTCCACCTCGCGCGAGATGGACGAGAACGAACATTCCATTCCGTGGGATTACATCGAATTCATGCACACTGCCATGCGTTCGATGGGCGGCGCGGGCGGACTCGCCCCCGTTGAAGAAAAGCCGAAGGAAGGTGCAGAGAAGCGTCCGCCGATCGGCTACCAGAAACTTGCCGTACAAATTGAAATGCTCGCATGGGGCGACGTAGGCTACTACCTCGTCACGCCTGGCGGCGGACTTGGCGCGGCGGCGGTGCAGGCAGCTGGCACGCCCGAACAGAAAGCAAAATTCCTTGCGCGTTTCAATGAAGAGAAACCAACTTTTGCCGCCATGTGCATGACCGAACCCGGCGCAGGCTCGGATACGTCCGCGATCCGCGCGCGGGCGGTGTTGGATGAAAAGACCAACGAGTGGGTCATCAACGGCGAGAAGATCTTCGTCACGGCGGGCGACAAATCCTTTACCGAATACGAAAAGCTCGGAAAGGGCTTCATCGTAGTGTGGGCGAGCATCGATCCGTCTGCCGGACGCGCAGGCATGCGGGCTTTTGTCGTCGAGGCAGGCACGCCCGGCGTGAAGATCACCAAACTGGAGCATAAACTCGGCATCCGCGCCAGTGACACGGCTTCCATTTCGCTTGTCGATGCGCGCGTGCCGTTCGAGAATCTTCTCGGCAGTCCCACCGTGGAAAAGACCACTACGGGGTTCAAGGGCGCGATGGCAACCTTCGATGCGACAAGACCCCTCGTGGCGGCATCAGGTCTCGGCGTGGCACGAGCCGCGCTCGAATTCCTGAAAGAGAAACTGAAAGAGAACGGCGTCGAGATCCGTTACGGGCTTCCGCGCCAGAAGTTAACCAGCGTCGAACGCGAAGTGATCGACATGGAGATCATGCTCAAGTCTGCGTGGTTGATGGTTTTGAAGGCGGTCTGGATGGCGGACAACAAGAAGCCGAACGCGCTCGAGTCTTCGATGAGCAAGGTCAAGGCGGGCGACGTTTGTACGAAGATCACCCAGAAAGCTGTGGAGATTCTTGGACCCATTGGCTACAGCCGTGAATTCCTGCTCGAGAAATGGTTCCGCGATGCGAAGATCACCGATATTTATGAAGGCACGGGACAGATCAATCGTCTCGTGGTGGCGCGGCAGATTTTGGGATATAGTGGAAGTGAGTTGAGGTAA
- a CDS encoding DUF4013 domain-containing protein: MLFGINLTEILMFPLKDAEARKHFLIATLVVFVSFIIPIVPYLALLGYAALIAQQVLRGETPRMIPWEDWGGMLTNGLKLFGARLIYSLPIILLVAPIMIASFVLPFVATEMNSRDAETLVILTSLVIFGSMCFIVPVSLVLGVIIPVAEVHVVEKGEFAAAFQLKAWWSIFRANVPGFIAAIVIYYIASMLLGIIMQILVATFILACLLIIFVPAMTAYLTLVMYAAVAIAYRDGREKLAQTA, encoded by the coding sequence ATGTTATTCGGCATCAATCTCACTGAAATCCTGATGTTCCCGCTCAAAGATGCGGAAGCGCGTAAACATTTTCTCATCGCGACGCTGGTCGTATTCGTATCGTTCATCATCCCCATCGTCCCATACCTTGCCCTGCTCGGATATGCTGCGCTGATCGCACAGCAAGTGCTGCGCGGCGAAACTCCGCGCATGATCCCCTGGGAAGACTGGGGCGGCATGCTCACGAACGGACTAAAACTGTTCGGCGCGCGCTTGATCTACTCGCTGCCTATCATCCTTCTGGTCGCGCCGATCATGATCGCAAGCTTTGTCCTTCCGTTCGTTGCCACAGAAATGAACAGCCGGGATGCAGAAACCCTCGTCATCCTGACATCCCTCGTCATTTTTGGCTCAATGTGTTTCATTGTCCCGGTCTCGCTGGTGCTTGGTGTGATCATCCCGGTTGCGGAAGTCCACGTTGTCGAAAAAGGCGAGTTCGCCGCCGCATTTCAACTCAAGGCATGGTGGAGCATCTTCCGCGCCAATGTGCCCGGCTTCATCGCCGCCATTGTCATCTACTACATCGCCTCCATGCTGCTCGGCATCATCATGCAGATCCTGGTCGCAACGTTCATACTCGCCTGTCTGCTCATCATCTTCGTCCCCGCCATGACCGCCTACCTCACACTCGTCATGTACGCCGCGGTCGCCATCGCCTACCGGGACGGCAGGGAAAAACTCGCCCAAACCGCTTAA
- a CDS encoding SCP2 sterol-binding domain-containing protein, whose protein sequence is MALTIETLMSKMPGAFIPEKAAGLDAVIQFKFTGEEAGDWYAVIKDGKVAVEKGEHATPKMTLTADSSDYVKIFTGEIDGMKAFMEGKLKLAGDLNLAMKLTQMFKIK, encoded by the coding sequence ATGGCTCTCACAATCGAAACCCTCATGTCCAAAATGCCTGGCGCATTCATCCCTGAAAAAGCCGCAGGGTTGGATGCTGTCATTCAGTTCAAGTTCACCGGCGAAGAAGCAGGTGACTGGTATGCGGTCATCAAAGACGGCAAGGTCGCTGTTGAGAAGGGCGAACACGCTACGCCCAAAATGACCCTTACTGCCGACTCCAGTGATTACGTCAAGATATTCACCGGTGAGATCGACGGCATGAAAGCCTTCATGGAAGGCAAGCTGAAACTTGCAGGTGACTTGAACCTGGCAATGAAGTTAACTCAAATGTTCAAGATCAAATAA
- a CDS encoding acyl-CoA dehydrogenase family protein, which produces MYSFEPNEEQQMLIDAVGKYAENDLRPAAHDAEENRELPKKLVSKGWELGLLQASVPETYGGFGERSAVTGVLAVEEMAYGDLAGTLAVMTPSLFATPVLLGGSEEQKQEYLPKIIEGEWAPYTAALVEYAFDFDPTALKTTAKAEGSSFILNGEKAFVPFAKDAEALIVYANLDGGTQGFIVKKEAAGLSISEEREKAMGLNALPMYRIKMENVTAERLGGASGHDFELILSAMRVASAAAAVGVARSSFEYAKNYAKEREAFGVKIAQKQAVAFMLAEMATEIEAIRLLTWEAAWKLDNGKEDAHTAAYLAFTGAADMAMMVTDRGVQIYGGHGYIRENPVELLMRNGRGFPMLLGTAIV; this is translated from the coding sequence ATGTATTCGTTCGAACCCAATGAAGAACAACAAATGTTAATCGATGCGGTGGGGAAGTATGCGGAGAACGACCTGCGCCCTGCCGCGCATGATGCCGAAGAAAACCGTGAGTTGCCGAAGAAACTCGTCAGTAAAGGCTGGGAATTGGGCTTGCTGCAAGCATCCGTCCCCGAAACCTATGGCGGCTTTGGCGAGCGCAGCGCGGTCACGGGCGTACTGGCTGTCGAAGAGATGGCATATGGCGATCTGGCGGGGACGCTGGCGGTCATGACGCCGTCTTTGTTCGCCACACCGGTTTTGCTTGGCGGCAGTGAAGAGCAAAAACAGGAATATCTCCCGAAGATCATCGAAGGCGAGTGGGCTCCCTACACGGCGGCTTTGGTCGAATATGCGTTCGATTTCGACCCGACCGCACTCAAGACCACAGCCAAAGCCGAAGGCAGCTCTTTCATTTTGAACGGTGAGAAAGCCTTTGTGCCGTTCGCCAAAGATGCCGAAGCGCTCATCGTGTACGCCAATCTCGATGGGGGCACGCAAGGCTTCATCGTCAAGAAAGAAGCGGCGGGATTATCCATCTCGGAAGAACGTGAAAAGGCGATGGGACTCAACGCCCTGCCGATGTATCGAATCAAAATGGAGAATGTAACCGCCGAACGACTCGGCGGCGCTTCAGGTCATGACTTTGAGTTGATCCTGTCTGCAATGCGCGTTGCCTCCGCTGCGGCTGCGGTGGGCGTTGCGCGCTCGTCCTTTGAATATGCAAAGAACTATGCAAAAGAACGCGAAGCCTTTGGCGTGAAGATCGCGCAGAAGCAAGCCGTCGCATTCATGCTGGCGGAGATGGCGACCGAGATCGAAGCCATTCGCCTGCTGACATGGGAAGCCGCATGGAAGCTCGATAACGGCAAGGAAGATGCTCATACTGCTGCTTATCTCGCTTTCACCGGCGCCGCCGACATGGCGATGATGGTCACCGACCGCGGTGTGCAGATCTATGGCGGACACGGTTACATCCGCGAAAATCCAGTCGAACTGCTCATGCGCAACGGGCGCGGTTTTCCGATGTTGTTGGGAACGGCAATTGTCTAG
- a CDS encoding TetR/AcrR family transcriptional regulator: MTRDDILDAAAQVIRQKGFHGASMSDIAEAVNLQKASLYHHVASKQEILLALLDRALGLLTDHIAAISSQPVPADQKLRQMIRGYLSALADHADLTAVLLFEHRSLDKKSHARHVPHRDKFEALWRDVLNEGVRDKIFDCKDTGMAVRALMGVMNWTLTWYRPDGGKPIEQVADEYADLMLKGLLK; the protein is encoded by the coding sequence GTGACCAGAGATGACATCCTCGACGCCGCCGCGCAAGTGATCCGCCAAAAGGGGTTCCACGGCGCTTCCATGTCCGATATCGCGGAAGCGGTCAACCTGCAAAAGGCAAGCCTCTATCACCATGTCGCATCCAAGCAGGAGATTCTGCTTGCGCTTCTTGACCGCGCCCTCGGCTTGCTGACTGACCATATCGCCGCCATTTCGTCCCAGCCCGTTCCCGCCGACCAAAAGCTCAGGCAAATGATCCGCGGATATTTGTCCGCCCTTGCCGATCATGCCGACCTGACCGCCGTCCTTTTATTCGAGCACCGCTCGCTCGATAAAAAATCCCATGCCCGCCATGTTCCTCACCGCGATAAGTTTGAGGCGCTATGGCGGGATGTGCTTAATGAAGGTGTGCGCGACAAGATCTTCGATTGCAAGGATACAGGCATGGCGGTGCGCGCATTGATGGGCGTCATGAACTGGACGCTTACCTGGTATCGTCCTGACGGCGGCAAACCCATCGAGCAGGTGGCGGATGAGTACGCCGACCTGATGTTGAAAGGTTTGTTGAAGTAA
- a CDS encoding LysM peptidoglycan-binding domain-containing protein, whose translation MKHKILIQSVLILAMLFAAIGFTDSASAAYTCGTSYTIQKGDTLSAIARACGTTTSALKLANPGLGQYIYAGQVLMLPGAFWDNGNGYATYIVARGDTLKALAARFGTTMDVLASLNGIANYNLIYEGQRLTVPSGSGVPVPPPPSGGTTYTVQKGDTLRKIADRLGVTVSDILKVNPQITNANVIYVGQVINLPAAASYYTVQKGDTMRKIATRFGTTLDALKALNPQIKDINKIYVGQSIRVR comes from the coding sequence ATGAAACACAAAATCTTAATACAGTCTGTCTTAATCCTTGCCATGCTGTTCGCCGCCATCGGCTTTACCGACAGCGCGTCCGCCGCCTACACCTGCGGAACCAGCTACACGATCCAGAAGGGTGACACGCTCAGCGCCATTGCGCGGGCGTGTGGCACGACCACATCCGCGCTGAAACTCGCCAACCCGGGTCTCGGTCAGTACATCTACGCCGGTCAGGTTTTGATGCTCCCCGGCGCGTTCTGGGACAACGGGAACGGCTACGCCACCTACATCGTGGCGCGCGGTGACACCCTGAAAGCGCTTGCCGCCCGCTTTGGCACGACCATGGATGTGCTTGCCTCGCTGAACGGGATCGCCAACTACAACCTGATCTATGAAGGTCAGCGCCTCACCGTCCCCAGCGGAAGCGGGGTGCCGGTTCCTCCTCCGCCTTCCGGCGGCACCACCTACACCGTGCAGAAAGGCGACACCTTGCGCAAGATCGCGGATCGCCTCGGCGTGACGGTCAGCGATATCCTGAAAGTCAACCCGCAGATCACCAATGCGAACGTGATCTACGTCGGACAGGTCATCAACCTGCCAGCCGCCGCATCCTACTACACTGTGCAGAAAGGCGACACGATGAGAAAGATCGCCACCCGCTTCGGCACGACGCTGGACGCGCTCAAAGCGCTCAACCCGCAGATCAAGGACATCAACAAGATCTATGTCGGTCAATCCATCCGGGTTCGGTAA
- a CDS encoding hemolysin III family protein: MLKKLREPVNSLTHWGGAILALIGLIALLIVGWDTPAKVISFAIYGVSLIFMFSASATYHMVRVKDKALEVFRKVDHAAIFVLIAGTYTPFCVNAFEGFWKWGMLTIIWSLALIGIVVKIFYIGAPRWLNAGIYVLMGWISVAAAGQMLAALPAWVFAWLIAGGVIYTLGAVVYATKIFNFKPGVFGFHEVWHIFVLIAAAAHYVAVFGVAL; encoded by the coding sequence ATGTTAAAGAAACTACGTGAACCGGTGAACAGCCTGACCCACTGGGGCGGGGCGATCCTGGCGCTGATCGGCTTGATCGCCCTGCTCATCGTCGGCTGGGACACGCCCGCCAAGGTCATTTCATTCGCCATTTACGGCGTGAGCCTGATCTTCATGTTCTCCGCCAGCGCCACGTACCACATGGTGCGTGTCAAGGACAAGGCGCTGGAGGTCTTCCGCAAAGTGGATCACGCCGCCATCTTCGTTTTGATCGCAGGGACCTACACGCCGTTCTGTGTCAACGCTTTTGAAGGCTTTTGGAAGTGGGGCATGCTGACCATCATCTGGTCGCTGGCGTTGATCGGCATCGTCGTCAAGATCTTTTACATCGGCGCGCCGCGCTGGCTGAATGCGGGTATCTATGTGTTGATGGGCTGGATTAGCGTTGCCGCCGCCGGTCAGATGCTCGCCGCCCTGCCGGCCTGGGTGTTCGCATGGCTCATTGCCGGCGGCGTGATCTACACGCTTGGCGCGGTCGTTTATGCGACCAAGATCTTTAACTTCAAGCCGGGCGTGTTTGGCTTCCATGAAGTCTGGCATATCTTCGTCCTGATCGCCGCCGCCGCGCATTATGTGGCTGTGTTTGGAGTGGCGCTCTGA
- a CDS encoding YtxH domain-containing protein, producing the protein MSDRDEFGAFLVGFVVGGLTGAVVALLFAPQTGEETRALIKDKSIELRDRAAHTAEEALARAEAAAAEAKHRADELAKIARERASELAHGVQERASGIAHEVQERGKSAIEAVRKTKKGGDEAPA; encoded by the coding sequence ATGTCTGACCGTGATGAATTTGGAGCCTTTCTCGTAGGATTTGTCGTCGGCGGCTTAACCGGCGCCGTGGTTGCCCTGCTCTTTGCCCCGCAAACCGGCGAAGAAACTCGCGCACTGATCAAGGACAAATCCATTGAACTGCGCGACCGTGCCGCACACACCGCTGAAGAAGCGCTTGCGCGCGCCGAAGCCGCAGCCGCTGAAGCCAAGCACCGCGCCGACGAACTTGCAAAGATCGCGCGTGAACGCGCCAGCGAACTTGCCCACGGCGTGCAGGAACGCGCCAGCGGAATTGCACACGAAGTGCAGGAACGCGGCAAAAGCGCCATCGAGGCGGTCCGCAAGACCAAAAAGGGCGGCGACGAAGCCCCCGCATAG
- a CDS encoding methyltransferase domain-containing protein, which produces MNIIQRFMRFFFNLLYHPFAFTYDLVAWVVSFGRWNDWVFSIVPFIKGTRILELGHGPGHLQRLLLSRGLFAAALDESKQMGRLAKYRIGDSANLTRGLAQSLPYADETFESVVATFPSEYIFDPRTLSEVRRVLRSSGRLIVLPVALPKNLFLRWLYKVTGESPSEINGFIQHRLQQPFATANFHAEIEMIEVKSSTLLFVIAEKEEK; this is translated from the coding sequence ATGAACATCATCCAGCGCTTCATGCGCTTTTTCTTCAACCTGCTTTACCATCCATTCGCCTTCACCTATGATCTGGTTGCATGGGTTGTCTCGTTCGGCAGGTGGAACGACTGGGTCTTCAGCATCGTGCCATTCATCAAAGGGACTCGCATTCTCGAGCTTGGTCATGGTCCGGGACATTTGCAGCGCCTCCTTCTCAGCCGAGGCTTGTTCGCAGCCGCACTGGACGAATCCAAACAGATGGGCAGGCTCGCAAAATACCGCATCGGCGACTCTGCCAACCTCACGCGCGGACTTGCCCAATCCCTGCCGTACGCCGACGAAACGTTCGAGAGTGTCGTTGCCACGTTTCCATCAGAATACATCTTTGATCCGCGGACATTGTCCGAGGTGAGACGAGTTCTCCGAAGCAGTGGCAGGCTCATCGTCCTGCCTGTGGCGCTCCCGAAGAATCTGTTTTTACGATGGCTGTACAAGGTCACAGGGGAGAGTCCCTCCGAAATAAACGGATTCATCCAACACAGATTACAGCAACCATTTGCCACCGCAAATTTTCATGCAGAGATCGAAATGATTGAAGTAAAATCAAGCACACTACTGTTTGTGATCGCAGAGAAAGAGGAGAAATAA
- a CDS encoding 3-hydroxyacyl-CoA dehydrogenase/enoyl-CoA hydratase family protein: MKYNIHKAVVIGSGTMGAAIAAHLANIGVPVTLLDIVAKDSPDKNKIVKEGWDRCLKARPANLMAKELETLVTLGNLEDDFGAVAEADWICEAIIENLKIKQDLMARIDEVRKPNAIVSTNTSGIPVASIAEGRSKEFKKHFLGTHFFNPPRYLKLLEIIPTPDTSKEVVEFISHFGEYRLGKGIVLCKDTPNFIGNRVAFGTGAFAMDFILNNEYTVDEVDALTGPLMGRPKTATFRLIDLVGVDVWHHVGANLAPLIPHDKLGQKYLAAEKPKKLMDTLLERKWLGNKTKVGFYKEVRNAEGKKEFWSLDLNTLEHVPASKPRFDSVKAAKDVEGLGDRLKVMLEADDKAAKLVQALTYQSFQYVSSIIPEVADTAKPIDDAIRWGFMHEAGAFEIWDMLGVKETVKRMKAEGYPAAKWVDEMLKNGCETFYQYKGDNKIGAYDVAKGKYVKFKQPSGFVFLKDLRGTKKEVSKNAGATLFDIGDGVGLVEFHTKMNALDDDIFAIASEALDRLDIDFDGLVVGNEGEHFSAGANLFMVVVAAQQGMWDTLDGAIKRLQGLNMRMRYSPKPVVIAPVGYAFGGGCEITMHGSRVVAAAETYIGLVELGAGVIPAGAGTKEYMRRIINTAMKVESVEPFPFIQKAFLQIGQAKVATSAEEARGMGILGPQDRIVTNRDHLLTEAKKEVLHMVASGYRPPAPELIYAAGRDMLGAMKIGAWAFKEGHYITEYDAHIASKLAHVIAGGELSKPTWVSEQYILDLEREAFLSLCGEEKTQARMWSLLQTGKPLRN, encoded by the coding sequence ATGAAATATAACATCCACAAAGCAGTCGTCATCGGGTCGGGGACGATGGGCGCGGCGATCGCGGCACATTTGGCGAATATCGGCGTGCCTGTCACTTTGCTCGATATCGTTGCAAAGGATTCGCCCGATAAAAATAAGATCGTCAAAGAAGGCTGGGATCGCTGTCTCAAAGCCCGCCCTGCCAACTTGATGGCGAAGGAATTGGAAACACTCGTCACGCTTGGCAATCTCGAAGATGATTTTGGCGCCGTCGCTGAAGCGGATTGGATCTGCGAAGCCATCATCGAGAACCTGAAGATCAAGCAGGATTTGATGGCGCGCATTGACGAAGTCCGCAAACCGAATGCGATTGTTTCGACGAACACGTCGGGCATTCCTGTTGCATCCATTGCAGAAGGTCGCTCGAAGGAATTCAAGAAGCATTTCCTTGGCACACACTTCTTCAATCCGCCACGCTATTTGAAACTGCTGGAGATCATCCCCACGCCCGACACCTCGAAGGAAGTCGTTGAGTTCATTTCCCACTTCGGTGAATATCGCTTGGGCAAGGGCATTGTATTGTGCAAAGACACGCCCAACTTTATCGGTAACCGCGTGGCGTTCGGCACAGGCGCGTTTGCAATGGATTTCATCCTCAACAACGAATACACCGTGGATGAAGTGGACGCTCTGACTGGACCTTTGATGGGTCGCCCAAAAACAGCCACGTTCAGACTGATCGATCTGGTCGGTGTGGACGTGTGGCATCATGTGGGGGCGAATCTTGCGCCCTTGATCCCGCATGACAAACTTGGGCAGAAATATCTCGCTGCCGAAAAGCCGAAGAAATTGATGGACACTCTGTTGGAGCGCAAGTGGCTCGGCAACAAGACGAAAGTCGGCTTTTATAAGGAAGTCCGCAATGCAGAAGGCAAGAAGGAATTCTGGTCGCTGGATTTGAACACACTGGAGCATGTCCCTGCGAGCAAGCCGCGCTTCGACTCGGTCAAGGCGGCGAAGGATGTCGAGGGGTTGGGAGACAGGCTCAAGGTCATGCTAGAGGCGGACGATAAGGCTGCCAAACTCGTTCAGGCGCTCACATATCAAAGTTTCCAATACGTCTCATCCATCATCCCCGAAGTAGCGGATACCGCCAAACCGATCGATGATGCAATCCGCTGGGGCTTTATGCACGAAGCGGGCGCGTTCGAGATTTGGGACATGCTCGGCGTGAAAGAAACCGTCAAGCGCATGAAAGCGGAAGGTTACCCCGCCGCCAAGTGGGTGGACGAGATGTTGAAGAACGGTTGTGAGACCTTCTATCAATACAAGGGCGATAACAAGATCGGCGCATATGACGTTGCCAAGGGCAAGTATGTGAAGTTCAAACAGCCTTCAGGATTTGTGTTCCTGAAGGATTTGCGCGGCACGAAGAAGGAAGTGAGCAAGAACGCGGGCGCGACGTTGTTTGACATTGGCGACGGCGTGGGCTTGGTGGAATTCCATACCAAGATGAACGCGCTCGATGATGATATCTTTGCGATTGCATCCGAAGCGCTGGACAGGCTCGACATCGATTTTGACGGGCTGGTGGTCGGCAATGAAGGCGAGCATTTCAGCGCAGGCGCGAACCTGTTCATGGTGGTGGTCGCCGCGCAGCAAGGCATGTGGGATACGCTCGATGGAGCCATCAAACGTTTGCAAGGCTTGAACATGCGGATGCGTTACTCGCCCAAGCCTGTGGTGATCGCGCCAGTCGGTTATGCTTTCGGCGGCGGCTGTGAGATCACCATGCACGGCTCGCGTGTGGTCGCCGCGGCTGAGACGTATATTGGGTTGGTCGAACTCGGTGCGGGCGTCATCCCTGCGGGTGCGGGGACGAAGGAATATATGCGCCGCATCATCAACACTGCGATGAAAGTGGAAAGTGTTGAACCGTTCCCATTCATCCAAAAGGCGTTCCTGCAAATCGGTCAGGCAAAGGTTGCGACCTCTGCCGAGGAAGCGCGTGGCATGGGCATTCTCGGTCCGCAAGACCGCATTGTCACCAATCGTGACCATCTCCTCACCGAAGCGAAGAAAGAAGTGCTGCACATGGTTGCGTCTGGATATCGTCCGCCCGCGCCTGAGTTGATCTACGCCGCAGGGCGTGACATGCTCGGCGCGATGAAGATCGGCGCATGGGCATTCAAGGAAGGTCACTACATCACCGAATATGACGCGCATATTGCATCCAAGCTGGCACACGTCATTGCGGGAGGCGAACTGTCCAAGCCGACGTGGGTGAGCGAACAATATATTTTGGATTTGGAAAGAGAAGCGTTCCTGTCGCTGTGCGGTGAAGAAAAGACGCAGGCGAGAATGTGGTCACTTTTGCAGACAGGGAAACCGTTGCGAAACTAG
- a CDS encoding acetyl-CoA C-acyltransferase — protein MTTKEAVIVSAVRTPVGKAKRGGLATVRPDEMGAAVIKELLNRTPNLDPAQIEDVVLGCAFPEGEQGMNFARTISIRAGLPDTVPAETINRYCSSGVQSIAHIANAIQAGQIEIGIGGGVESMSMVPMMGYKFSPNPQFAQELPHYYTNMGLTAENVAAKYGITREQQDEFALRSNQKAAHAVESGIFDPELLPIDVELTEYADGKTVQKNFTVKRDEGPRGDSTLEGLAKLKPAFKDGGSVTAGNSSQMSDGASAVMVMSAEKAHELGLKPLVRFVSYAVGGVPPELMGIGPVAAIPKALKLAGLSAKDIDLFELNEAFAAQSLAVIQQLELDADKINVNGGAIALGHPLGCTGSKLTTQLIYEMGRRKSKYGMVTMCIGGGMGAAAIFENLQ, from the coding sequence ATGACAACAAAAGAAGCCGTTATCGTTAGCGCTGTCCGCACCCCTGTTGGCAAAGCCAAGCGCGGCGGACTTGCCACGGTTCGTCCCGACGAAATGGGCGCGGCGGTGATCAAAGAATTGCTCAACCGTACGCCGAATCTCGACCCCGCCCAAATTGAAGATGTGGTCTTGGGTTGCGCCTTCCCCGAAGGCGAGCAGGGTATGAACTTCGCGCGTACCATTTCCATCCGCGCGGGTCTTCCCGATACCGTCCCTGCCGAAACCATCAACCGTTATTGCTCGTCGGGCGTGCAATCCATTGCGCACATCGCCAACGCCATTCAGGCGGGACAAATTGAAATCGGCATTGGCGGCGGCGTCGAGTCCATGTCAATGGTGCCGATGATGGGCTACAAGTTTTCGCCCAATCCGCAATTCGCGCAGGAACTTCCGCATTACTACACCAACATGGGATTGACCGCCGAGAACGTAGCCGCGAAGTATGGCATCACCCGCGAACAGCAGGATGAATTCGCGCTTCGCTCCAACCAGAAGGCTGCTCATGCCGTAGAGAGCGGAATCTTCGACCCCGAGCTTTTACCCATTGACGTCGAACTGACCGAATATGCCGACGGCAAAACCGTCCAAAAGAATTTCACCGTCAAGCGGGATGAAGGTCCGCGCGGCGACTCGACTTTGGAAGGGCTTGCCAAACTCAAGCCTGCGTTCAAGGACGGCGGATCCGTCACCGCTGGCAATTCGTCCCAGATGTCCGATGGCGCTTCGGCGGTGATGGTCATGTCCGCGGAGAAGGCTCACGAGCTGGGACTCAAACCACTGGTGAGATTCGTCTCCTACGCGGTCGGAGGCGTCCCGCCTGAATTGATGGGTATCGGTCCCGTTGCGGCGATCCCCAAAGCGTTGAAACTGGCTGGATTATCCGCAAAGGATATTGACCTGTTCGAGCTGAACGAAGCCTTTGCGGCGCAGTCGCTGGCGGTCATTCAGCAACTGGAATTGGATGCTGATAAAATCAACGTCAACGGCGGCGCGATCGCGCTCGGGCATCCGCTTGGCTGCACGGGCTCCAAACTCACCACCCAACTCATCTACGAAATGGGACGGCGCAAGTCGAAGTATGGCATGGTCACCATGTGCATCGGCGGCGGCATGGGTGCGGCGGCGATCTTTGAAAATTTACAATAA